The following proteins come from a genomic window of Andrena cerasifolii isolate SP2316 chromosome 6, iyAndCera1_principal, whole genome shotgun sequence:
- the LOC143369912 gene encoding mitochondrial import inner membrane translocase subunit TIM44 isoform X1 — translation MYSRNVFQKFAVCRASLIGIARSAHSKKIFGNGNRDYSMARTCDASVQLQLPRTPDIQGLSVRFYSNPARRPSFFSQFLENIKQEMQKNKEMKESLKKFREEAERLEQSEALRSARQKFQAVESEASKGSEVIKEKLDTLKEKVQEVLEEASKTELGKRAGQLGEEITKSAKGAAETISEKSQALGKTSAFQTISQTAEAVREELDHQGMHGKVYVPPKKLRKRKDILDTVDQRFVEPNAEAMGVELHKDSKFYQSWQNFRDKNPYVNKVLDWKIKYEESDNPVIRASRALTDKVTDIMGGLFQKTELSETLTEICKLDPSFDRVQFLKDCEMDIIPNILEAMVRGNLEILKDWCHEAPYNLIAQPLKQAEKLGYHLDSKILDINNVDLLMGKVMEQGPVLLISFQCQQIMCVRDAKNKVVEGDPEKIMRVNYVWVLCRDPTELNPKSAWRLLDLSATSSEQFV, via the exons ATGTACTCGCGTAATGTG TTTCAGAAGTTTGCGGTGTGTAGAGCGAGCCTCATTGGCATCGCACGGTCTGCACACTCGAAAAAGATATTTGGAAATGGCAACAGAGATTATTCGATGGCACGCACCTGTGATGCTTCGGTGCAGCTGCAACTACCTCGGACTCCAGACATACAAGGTTTATCA GTTCGGTTCTACTCCAACCCTGCGAGGAGACCCAGTTTCTTTTCTCAGTTCCTTGAGAATATTAAGCAGGAGATGCAGAAGAATAAAGAAATGAAAGAGTCATTGAAGAAATTCAGGGAGGAAGCAGAGAGGCTTGAACAGTCGGAGGCATTGCGCTCTGCGAGACAGAAGTTTCAGGCGGTCGAATCTGAAGCTAGCAAGGGTTCTGAAGTTATCAAAGAGAAACTGGATACCTTGAAAGAAAAG GTACAAGAGGTTCTCGAGGAAGCGAGCAAAACGGAGTTGGGTAAAAGAGCTGGGCAGCTAGGAGAGGAAATAACAAAGTCCGCGAAAGGGGCAGCAGAAACAATATCAGAGAAAAGTCAAGCCCTGGGTAAAACGAGTGCATTCCAAACAATATCGCAAACTGCCGAGGCTGTACGCGAAGAATTGGATCATCAAGGAATGCACG GGAAGGTTTACGTTCCACCCAAAAAATTGAGGAAAAGGAAAGACATATTAGATACTGTAGATCAGAGATTCGTTGAACCAAACGCAGAGGCTATGGGAGTTGAATTACATAAAGATTCAAAGTTTTACCAGTCGTGGCAGAATTTTAGG GATAAAAATCCATATGTAAATAAGGTCTTGGATTGGAAAATCAAATACGAAGAATCCGATAATCCTGTAATTCGTGCTTCCAGAGCGTTGACTGATAAAGTTACAGATATAATGGGCGGTCTGTTTCAAAAGACAGAGCTCTCAGAAACGCTGACAGAAATTTGCAAGCTAGATCCTAGCTTCGACAGAGTGCAATTCTTGAAAGATTGCGAGATGGACATTATCCCGAACATTCTCGAGGCTATGGTAAGGGGGAACCTCGAGATCTTAAAGGACTGGTGCCACGAAGCGCCGTACAACTTAATAGCACAGCCATTGAAGCAAGCAGAGAAATTGGGATATCATTTAGACAGTAAAATTCTAG ACATCAATAACGTTGACCTACTAATGGGCAAAGTAATGGAGCAGGGACCAGTTTTGCTAATCAGCTTTCAGTGCCAGCAGATTATGTGCGTGAGGGACGCTAAGAACAAAGTTGTGGAAGGGGATCCCGAGAAAATAATGCGCGTCAATTACGTTTGGGTATTATGCCGCGATCCCACGGAACTTAATCCGAAATCTGCGTGGCGCTTGCTCGACCTTAGTGCCACCAGTTCCGAGCAGTTTGTATAG
- the LOC143369912 gene encoding mitochondrial import inner membrane translocase subunit TIM44 isoform X2, with protein MFQKFAVCRASLIGIARSAHSKKIFGNGNRDYSMARTCDASVQLQLPRTPDIQGLSVRFYSNPARRPSFFSQFLENIKQEMQKNKEMKESLKKFREEAERLEQSEALRSARQKFQAVESEASKGSEVIKEKLDTLKEKVQEVLEEASKTELGKRAGQLGEEITKSAKGAAETISEKSQALGKTSAFQTISQTAEAVREELDHQGMHGKVYVPPKKLRKRKDILDTVDQRFVEPNAEAMGVELHKDSKFYQSWQNFRDKNPYVNKVLDWKIKYEESDNPVIRASRALTDKVTDIMGGLFQKTELSETLTEICKLDPSFDRVQFLKDCEMDIIPNILEAMVRGNLEILKDWCHEAPYNLIAQPLKQAEKLGYHLDSKILDINNVDLLMGKVMEQGPVLLISFQCQQIMCVRDAKNKVVEGDPEKIMRVNYVWVLCRDPTELNPKSAWRLLDLSATSSEQFV; from the exons ATG TTTCAGAAGTTTGCGGTGTGTAGAGCGAGCCTCATTGGCATCGCACGGTCTGCACACTCGAAAAAGATATTTGGAAATGGCAACAGAGATTATTCGATGGCACGCACCTGTGATGCTTCGGTGCAGCTGCAACTACCTCGGACTCCAGACATACAAGGTTTATCA GTTCGGTTCTACTCCAACCCTGCGAGGAGACCCAGTTTCTTTTCTCAGTTCCTTGAGAATATTAAGCAGGAGATGCAGAAGAATAAAGAAATGAAAGAGTCATTGAAGAAATTCAGGGAGGAAGCAGAGAGGCTTGAACAGTCGGAGGCATTGCGCTCTGCGAGACAGAAGTTTCAGGCGGTCGAATCTGAAGCTAGCAAGGGTTCTGAAGTTATCAAAGAGAAACTGGATACCTTGAAAGAAAAG GTACAAGAGGTTCTCGAGGAAGCGAGCAAAACGGAGTTGGGTAAAAGAGCTGGGCAGCTAGGAGAGGAAATAACAAAGTCCGCGAAAGGGGCAGCAGAAACAATATCAGAGAAAAGTCAAGCCCTGGGTAAAACGAGTGCATTCCAAACAATATCGCAAACTGCCGAGGCTGTACGCGAAGAATTGGATCATCAAGGAATGCACG GGAAGGTTTACGTTCCACCCAAAAAATTGAGGAAAAGGAAAGACATATTAGATACTGTAGATCAGAGATTCGTTGAACCAAACGCAGAGGCTATGGGAGTTGAATTACATAAAGATTCAAAGTTTTACCAGTCGTGGCAGAATTTTAGG GATAAAAATCCATATGTAAATAAGGTCTTGGATTGGAAAATCAAATACGAAGAATCCGATAATCCTGTAATTCGTGCTTCCAGAGCGTTGACTGATAAAGTTACAGATATAATGGGCGGTCTGTTTCAAAAGACAGAGCTCTCAGAAACGCTGACAGAAATTTGCAAGCTAGATCCTAGCTTCGACAGAGTGCAATTCTTGAAAGATTGCGAGATGGACATTATCCCGAACATTCTCGAGGCTATGGTAAGGGGGAACCTCGAGATCTTAAAGGACTGGTGCCACGAAGCGCCGTACAACTTAATAGCACAGCCATTGAAGCAAGCAGAGAAATTGGGATATCATTTAGACAGTAAAATTCTAG ACATCAATAACGTTGACCTACTAATGGGCAAAGTAATGGAGCAGGGACCAGTTTTGCTAATCAGCTTTCAGTGCCAGCAGATTATGTGCGTGAGGGACGCTAAGAACAAAGTTGTGGAAGGGGATCCCGAGAAAATAATGCGCGTCAATTACGTTTGGGTATTATGCCGCGATCCCACGGAACTTAATCCGAAATCTGCGTGGCGCTTGCTCGACCTTAGTGCCACCAGTTCCGAGCAGTTTGTATAG